CGGCCGACGGGCCGCCGAGCGCATCATCCGCGGCGCGGTCTGACGGGGCGAACCGGGCCCGCCACGGGCACCACGAAGCGCTTGTTCCAGCGCACGAAGACCAGGTCCTGACCGTAGTGCACCAATAGCCAGACCGAGCCGTTGTCATCGCGCTGGTGCACCACGCCCACGTTCCCCCTCACGGCTTCGAGAACGGTGCCTCGGGGAATCGCGCCCACCACAGGCCAGTCGACCACCGGTCCGTCAGGCCAGACAGCGTCTGCGGCATCGTATTGGCGCGGGAACCGCGGATGCTGACGGGCATTGAGGCCGTGGGGATCGGGATCGATAACCTGCCAGAACACGTGAGGGGTGCGACGATAATCACCGTTTGCCTGCGCCTTCACGGGCTCGGCGTCACTGGCCCAGAGCGCCCGACCGGTTGCAGGCGTGACCGCGGTGCGCCCCTGGCCGAGATCGACCACCAGCCACCCGTGACCCGCGGCGTCCTTGATGATCGTGCTGCCGTCGACCACACGGGCCCGAGCCACGTATCCCCGCGGCAGCATCCCGGTCGCAGCCCAGCGGCTGGGATCGACCCGCGTCCACCGCGACCGCGGCGTCTTCAGCAGCGCGTCGAGCTGCGATGACGATCGCACCTCGGCATCCGGCGCCGTCACCTCCCACCAGATCCAGGTGTTCGCGGGATAGGCCTCATCGCGACCGGGAATCGGAGGGGCGGCCACCGCGGTGGTGATCGTGACGAAAACGAGCAGAAGAGCGAGAAGAGATGTGCGCATGTCCCAGAGATTCGAAGCCGCCCGAAGGGGTCCTCTCCCCTGCCCTCCCCAGGCGCGAATGGAGGTCGACACGCAGGTGGGTATCACGAAGGCAGAACGTCACGCATGGAGGTTGCATCAAGTGCGCGCCCACATCCGCCTCGGTCGCCTGTTCGGCATCCCCATCGGACTGCACTACACTTGGTTTGTGGTGGCCGTGCTCATCGCTCTGTCGCTCGCTGGTCACTTCCGCGCCTTGCACAGGGGCTGGAGCGATCTTCTCATCTTCAGCGTCAGCCTGTCGACCGCACTGCTCTTCTTCGGGTCGCTGCTCGTGCACGAGCTGGCCCACGCCCTGGTGGCCACGCGAAGCGGACTCGCGGTGCGCTCCATCGTGCTGTTCGCCCTCGGGGGCCAGGCCCAGATCGAAGGAGAGCCCGCCGACTGGCAGACCGAGATGCGCCTCGGACTCGTGGGCCCCGTGACCAGCGTGCTGGTGGGGCTCCTCTTCCTGGGAGCCGCGTCAGTGACAGGCTGGAGCCCCGACTTCGAGCCCAGCACGCCGTTCACGTCGATGTGCGTGTGGCTGGGCACCATCAACATCCTGCTCGGCGGGTTCAACATGCTCCCCGCCTTCCCGCTCGACGGAGGGCGCGTGCTGCGCGCCCTGGTGTGGTGGCGAGGCCACGACCCGTCGAGCGCAACCCGCGCCGCGGCCGTGGTGAGCCAGGCGGTGGCCTACGGCCTGATCATGTTCGGCCTCACCGTCTTCGTGATCTCGGGCGGATTCGGCGGCCTCTGG
The nucleotide sequence above comes from Pseudomonadota bacterium. Encoded proteins:
- a CDS encoding site-2 protease family protein, which gives rise to MRMSQRFEAARRGPLPCPPQARMEVDTQVGITKAERHAWRLHQVRAHIRLGRLFGIPIGLHYTWFVVAVLIALSLAGHFRALHRGWSDLLIFSVSLSTALLFFGSLLVHELAHALVATRSGLAVRSIVLFALGGQAQIEGEPADWQTEMRLGLVGPVTSVLVGLLFLGAASVTGWSPDFEPSTPFTSMCVWLGTINILLGGFNMLPAFPLDGGRVLRALVWWRGHDPSSATRAAAVVSQAVAYGLIMFGLTVFVISGGFGGLWMALVGWFLLEAARESVLQVAVRDALRDVRVSHLMRPGWPRVDAHLPLDRFVFDHLLRGPSRAYAVTRGDQVEGLVTPVEVQQVEQPLWTRITVEQVMLPLEEMPAVTPEQSALEVVERMTRDDVEELPVVEQGEIRGLFTRTSVLEYLQRRGELHM